Proteins encoded together in one Deinococcus hopiensis KR-140 window:
- a CDS encoding translocation/assembly module TamB domain-containing protein → MTDLPLTPPSSLPPRPHRRRWPWVLLVLAVLLGLATWLAPTLLGKWALRQVSSGGTQVTAQGVGGPLWAPSLRGAQVQLPGLEARAGQAEVQITGVDLKNKVVRLRASVKDADINLRLKDLLAGKKGPAKPVGPGWKVVLDGLDVGNTRVKVDGSGANIPDGQFQVKPGKDGALAVRGHTGNGDLNADVTVRQTPAGNAFGLNLNADARVLNHYWPGVTGGRITGHYDLGGGQPIRGDLKITGGALRVPQAKFVMVQDVSGTATHRGDKIALALRGQGWNGPVTTRGGVDLKAKNWTVTADAAPGMAGLAKALGTAGSGQLKLRVTAGGWSTVRAKAYGKGTGKLAGVPFEDLKAEYTFLSRDAQASGAGQTNDLAFSARTALSGNQKLSGRWALGRGGLARWEGTFAQKPLDVRANIDAENRLTLRGQGLGGPLAGTFNLKDQRLAATLNPTFGAAKARVALSGKPSDLRATITNGSAGPFALAGNAQLNKEGLKADLGNVVLDLDRNFRGDWAVRSLTGAGVTLGGQGQLDLTGGDVRGTVTARVPGLPESLTGPLTLNYLRQQGTFAPGDQRLTWRGENFSVTARNLAVAGGVRVSGDMTVNNRLKATGTLTARGSGFDVRATGVGDALRLRGAANGVTVLADTALAPGLRTTARVQGADIRGVLRVEDGLRFTLTTRGQTARGVLKGQDWDATGRVDLAALQPLLGVQDLGGTVDLNLAGLGGTARVNARAAGAAVRGTLTRAAGQIGADLTGTYAGARAVLAGRVYPNVQARGRASWQGQTLNAALSGGYGNLRARLTGQTGDLAFSGVTVPGQAVDLAATLTPQLTASGTWGDLKVRYDAGTELASVSGAQALTAFGQAGRVQGQATWGPGFRGTVNARGALDQYTVALRGPWQDLNVLLTDAEGLRATGRAALPAGRYDLNVRGPVAGLFVDGRVQGSGLSPRGTVNVFDGAGGSARVTLRGFSDLAVKARGLTLAGQRVQGDLTARGGQLNGNLTAGPLRLTATNGQVRTSGTFADHTVTATGRLKLPATLEDLRVNVAGPYLTAQAAGGVANLRGTVRLRPQNLGSGQGRVTVPAQTFPLSASLTGGRARVGDLTYAGGRWSGGLNLNYALAARRGTVRLVGEGRGLAAVPFGPVAGRVTLLPALGGTLSTDLAAALPLLPAQVRTQVEPGQLVATLTPKGAALTTRGTRYLGQPLTLDARANWARGITATGILTHPDLRLPVRYDGKNLTLRGARLDARALRPFVDASGTVTADLTLPGLDLKRASGRARLDLVAAGQPAQGTLSLINGQLNGKLRAGPLGLAVQEGRLHARGELAGHTLDATGRLTGLTRLDQLLVNVTGPYLSAKATGDLARLTGTLRVKGQTFGSGTTLTRVPARSFLLTAAPSRGAVQVDDLIYAGGRWSGDLRLPYAVAGRGGVLRVVGGGKTLSALPSGPLGGRLNLLPALGGTLTANLTPLLTALPQNVRGELVPGQLTAQVREGGAVLGNRGALYQGRPLKLTGRVNWQGGVTAAAELTHPDLRLPVRYDGKNLTLRGARLDARALRPFVDASGTVTADLTLPGLDLKRASGRARLDLVAAGQPAQGTLSLINGQLNGKLRAGPLGLAVQEGRLHATGELAGHTLDATGRLTGLTRLDQLLVNVTGPYLSASASGSLERLQGTVRVKGQTFGSGDLRASLPTQTLSVTARPTRGEVRLGGLTYRGGRWNGAANLRYALGEHSGTLRVAGGGKALAALPSGPLDGRVNLLPALGGTVAGELSPFLGALPGSVHQALVAGRLSARVGADGAALETVGARYLDSPLSLTGQVRWRGGVTASALLTHPGTRIPIRYDGRNLTVVGAVVDARALRPVVEAAGRITADLTVPGLDFARAQGQAAVNLSAPSGQRAVGRVTLASGQLSANVTSNLAGQEVVVRGPLYPSANAVLTLGDVRGTLTGDAAKTLTLRATGTYQDRALDLTAVGRALTGPDGTADVSGQYAGARVSLNLNRVGSDWGVSGNVNAPDLQPLAGTVGNLSATLSGTLRDLRLNLSGEAAGVAFRAPASYANGVLRLRDATATLPGTLGQARASGPVFPTLNLSARASLNEGVPGTYTVQALGSLSKPDVRAQGRLTGAAGGLQVAGARLSARLLGRDWKVNLTGEALAGFLRGTLNAGPLGGLQDSRLTLHAPLVSGKTRVRLDGVTGWNVRTGWLGLLQATGSVPGGALDATLRGAGPLALVGRIGPARVTGNFPADLPLKPGGTLDLTALDMGALWGRAEQLRATGRATLAGTSWSKPEVGFAGRLDDTGGDLGGDITASYRAGDVAVRLAGQQVSGDAALHAGRFDAHLRASSVRAARLLPPAWKVDSLTFAGRVQASGTLTRGLERVEARTLALRGQQAAAGPFSLYGQATFLRRAGQPDVLETELSGSLRGGVLKAVGALPSGVRITAQNVDARALGAGTVGTDLTLTGALENLLVAGHASVDARDFGARVTLSGPVRDARANARLTLKGVGGSGTLYAEAERLDLNAGTVQAHVYGTAQQTGNKVDLDLRGAWPRLSGQASVTLPSVPNPVTLSGDGAGGYTLNAGTLGGGQFSLARGQGFIPTLAGALRLTPLPLAKGTGEAAVDVGLSGTLTAPRLSGTLSTRKAEVGGVALADTAGTFAGSPSELRATLTQSGAVVASLEGQTLTLNGLTTTAAGSTVQASGKAKFSGLSDVTLTASGAVEGTVRATYQAGALTARGNVGTQGVKAALDVAADPFTGWRGTARVTGGPSGVLTQAADLKLSGPYAHPLVTGEAGLLGAGARLVANADGAQLRLVDGPGASAGGVLELRPALTGTGESGWRWLGTAAVTRPELSLSVTPTGPLADPNLTLSLRRGEWRAAGTASLRAADLDVTDGQAAGRLTWNANTLSVRLPGLDLARLDLANVTGRIDATGEVDTRSGNGRVTGRVTDVATGYEVPYLDLAVNGDVNADVTLTGGKARVQATAALPAGTVTLNATQGEKSWTGNLTGTLTREGGTLTANVTSGGTGLTGTVTAANYPLKAGGQEARLAGTFTLKGQSFGAALTAANGMGEAQLTGEGGLADLLPALANMTAVRPTEQGYRLRALIDDFDLARLKLAPGVSGLVNGEATIRDGGGTVVITSPGLRVGQEQLGARVEGTLVGGDWRLRGFLGNSEFFAALTGGTLSGRGTLQALPVGALAGAVTGTAVGEGVVTGVARFTLPLADPLAGSATVVAERIRVTATPSVAGPGPAGGAGSNTAANAPETLTGTGTLDYAGRELRNVSIQLAGAGTWDIRGGYTHKRVDLTARFADTTFTPVLRLIPGLAELTPSLRGSVTLTAAGTYERPRALLRAQNLVGSLAGLSLQVPTFSGDLPDTGAFTAGGRILTGGTVGSDGTLEARGQLTLGKLSGTRVAFTGLLAPQALGALPNSTVAVNQSGNRWLLDARSRTGTGTLTVTGAVVPRLDLTLAARGYNLPLAAIYARESVLNADLRAVDDGTLVRVSGGLNFLRLTLGRTNAVATIPAPGQSGGGAGNGAGRTTDDFASPLPMQYTAFPKPQTDGTAQTPALPFLQRVVFEDVPIQAPGGIRVDEALARAEFTGNLVLSGTGAKPSLRGNVTAQRGALFLRENEFALRTGLVAFSGEGVLPTFTVVAAGTVPSATTGQRVPVTVDVRGVFQPQPTGENVLSLKTTLGCGTEVGDACTDPNTGNRYTEAQLYALVATGVPDLQTLPANLTALGTSALQTALNVFILGELERNVARALGLDVFRFTPNLATGDGSLGATLTVGSYLTRELYLQYQVDLTGQGLIDATYNTPDGRVTFKVSTPLTGLNLQSVRPSFSAAYNFDRRTSVSLGVQNDPESTKVRFGITYRLFR, encoded by the coding sequence ATGACCGATCTGCCGCTCACCCCCCCCTCTTCTCTCCCTCCCCGCCCACACCGTCGCCGCTGGCCCTGGGTGCTGCTGGTGCTGGCCGTTTTGCTGGGGCTGGCGACGTGGCTTGCCCCGACGCTGCTGGGCAAGTGGGCGCTGCGGCAGGTCAGCAGCGGGGGCACGCAGGTGACGGCACAGGGCGTGGGCGGCCCCCTGTGGGCCCCCAGCCTACGGGGCGCGCAGGTGCAGCTTCCCGGTCTGGAGGCCAGAGCCGGGCAGGCGGAGGTGCAGATCACCGGCGTGGACCTCAAAAACAAGGTGGTCCGGCTGCGGGCCAGCGTGAAGGACGCGGACATCAACCTGCGCTTGAAAGACCTCCTGGCGGGAAAGAAAGGTCCAGCGAAACCCGTCGGCCCCGGCTGGAAAGTGGTGCTGGACGGGCTGGATGTGGGCAACACGCGGGTAAAGGTGGACGGCTCCGGAGCCAACATTCCCGACGGACAGTTTCAGGTGAAGCCGGGCAAGGATGGAGCGCTGGCCGTGCGGGGCCACACGGGGAACGGGGACCTGAACGCCGACGTGACCGTGCGGCAGACCCCGGCAGGCAACGCCTTCGGCCTGAACCTCAATGCCGACGCGCGGGTGCTGAACCACTACTGGCCTGGCGTGACGGGCGGGCGTATCACGGGGCACTATGACCTGGGCGGCGGCCAGCCCATCCGTGGCGACCTGAAGATTACGGGCGGCGCACTGCGCGTGCCACAGGCCAAATTCGTGATGGTGCAGGACGTCTCGGGTACCGCCACCCACCGGGGCGACAAGATCGCGCTGGCGCTCCGCGGCCAGGGCTGGAACGGCCCGGTCACCACGCGCGGAGGCGTGGACCTGAAGGCGAAGAACTGGACGGTGACGGCGGACGCGGCCCCCGGTATGGCGGGCCTGGCGAAGGCGCTGGGGACGGCGGGCAGCGGCCAGCTGAAGCTGCGCGTCACGGCGGGTGGCTGGAGCACGGTGCGCGCCAAGGCCTACGGCAAGGGGACGGGCAAACTCGCGGGCGTGCCCTTCGAAGACCTGAAGGCCGAATACACCTTCCTCAGCCGCGACGCCCAGGCCAGCGGCGCCGGGCAGACGAATGACCTCGCCTTCAGCGCACGGACGGCCCTGTCGGGCAACCAGAAGCTGAGTGGCCGCTGGGCCCTGGGGCGTGGGGGACTGGCCCGCTGGGAGGGCACCTTCGCCCAGAAGCCGCTGGATGTGCGGGCGAATATTGACGCGGAGAATCGCCTGACCCTGCGGGGTCAGGGCCTGGGCGGACCGCTGGCAGGGACCTTCAACCTCAAGGACCAGCGCCTCGCCGCCACCCTCAACCCCACCTTCGGGGCCGCGAAGGCACGGGTGGCCCTGAGCGGCAAACCCAGTGACCTGCGGGCCACGATCACGAATGGCAGCGCTGGGCCCTTCGCCCTCGCCGGAAACGCGCAGCTGAACAAGGAGGGGCTGAAGGCAGACCTGGGCAACGTGGTGCTGGACCTGGACCGCAACTTCCGGGGCGACTGGGCAGTGCGGAGCCTGACGGGCGCGGGCGTAACGCTGGGCGGGCAGGGCCAGCTGGACCTGACGGGCGGCGACGTGCGCGGTACGGTGACGGCGCGGGTGCCGGGCCTGCCCGAATCCCTTACCGGGCCGCTGACCCTGAATTACCTGCGGCAGCAGGGCACCTTCGCGCCCGGAGATCAGCGCCTGACCTGGCGGGGCGAGAACTTTAGCGTGACCGCCCGAAATCTGGCGGTGGCGGGCGGCGTACGCGTCAGCGGCGACATGACGGTGAACAACCGCCTCAAGGCCACTGGCACGCTGACGGCGCGGGGGAGCGGCTTTGACGTGAGGGCCACCGGCGTGGGCGACGCGCTGCGGTTGCGCGGCGCGGCCAACGGCGTGACGGTGCTGGCTGACACGGCCCTCGCGCCCGGCTTGCGCACCACAGCGCGCGTGCAGGGCGCGGACATCCGGGGCGTACTGCGCGTGGAAGACGGCCTGCGCTTCACCCTGACCACCCGTGGGCAGACGGCCCGGGGTGTCCTGAAGGGCCAGGACTGGGACGCCACGGGGCGCGTCGACCTGGCCGCCCTGCAGCCCCTGCTCGGCGTACAGGACCTGGGCGGGACGGTAGACCTCAACCTCGCCGGACTGGGCGGCACGGCGCGCGTGAATGCCCGCGCGGCAGGCGCGGCCGTGCGCGGGACCCTGACGCGGGCGGCAGGCCAGATTGGCGCAGACCTGACGGGCACCTACGCCGGAGCGCGGGCGGTCCTCGCCGGACGGGTGTATCCCAATGTGCAGGCCCGGGGCCGCGCCTCCTGGCAGGGACAGACGCTGAACGCGGCGCTGAGCGGGGGGTACGGCAACCTGCGGGCCCGCCTGACCGGGCAGACCGGGGACCTCGCCTTTTCGGGCGTCACGGTGCCGGGACAGGCGGTGGACCTGGCCGCCACCCTCACGCCCCAGCTGACGGCGAGCGGCACCTGGGGTGACCTGAAGGTGCGCTACGACGCGGGCACGGAGCTGGCCAGCGTGTCGGGCGCGCAGGCGCTGACCGCCTTTGGGCAGGCCGGGCGGGTGCAGGGCCAGGCGACGTGGGGACCTGGCTTCAGGGGAACGGTCAATGCCCGGGGCGCCCTGGATCAGTACACGGTGGCGCTGCGCGGCCCGTGGCAGGACCTGAACGTGCTCCTCACCGACGCCGAGGGCCTGCGGGCGACAGGCCGGGCAGCGCTCCCCGCCGGACGCTACGACCTGAATGTGCGCGGGCCCGTCGCCGGACTGTTCGTGGACGGACGGGTTCAGGGCAGCGGCCTGTCGCCGCGCGGTACGGTCAACGTGTTTGACGGCGCGGGAGGCAGCGCCCGCGTAACCCTGCGCGGCTTTTCCGACCTCGCCGTGAAGGCGCGCGGATTGACGCTGGCCGGGCAGCGGGTCCAGGGGGACCTCACGGCGCGCGGCGGGCAGCTGAACGGCAACCTGACCGCCGGGCCGCTGCGGCTGACCGCCACGAACGGCCAGGTCCGCACGTCGGGCACCTTCGCGGACCATACGGTCACGGCCACCGGACGCCTGAAACTGCCGGCGACGCTGGAGGACCTGCGGGTCAACGTGGCCGGGCCGTACCTCACCGCGCAGGCGGCGGGCGGCGTGGCGAACCTGCGCGGCACCGTGCGGCTGCGGCCTCAGAACCTCGGCTCGGGTCAGGGCCGCGTGACCGTTCCGGCGCAGACCTTCCCCCTGAGCGCCTCGCTGACGGGCGGACGGGCCCGGGTGGGCGACCTGACCTACGCGGGTGGCCGCTGGAGCGGGGGGCTGAACCTGAACTACGCCCTCGCCGCCCGCCGGGGCACTGTGCGGCTGGTGGGCGAAGGCCGTGGGCTGGCCGCCGTGCCCTTCGGCCCTGTGGCCGGGCGCGTGACGCTGCTGCCTGCGCTGGGCGGCACGCTGAGTACGGACCTCGCCGCCGCCCTGCCGCTGCTGCCTGCCCAGGTTCGGACCCAGGTGGAGCCCGGGCAACTCGTGGCGACGCTGACGCCCAAGGGCGCGGCCCTGACCACGCGGGGCACCCGCTACCTGGGCCAGCCCCTCACCCTGGACGCGCGGGCGAACTGGGCCCGGGGCATAACGGCAACGGGCATCCTGACGCACCCGGACCTGCGCCTGCCCGTGCGGTACGACGGCAAAAACTTGACCCTGCGTGGAGCAAGGCTGGACGCACGCGCCCTGCGGCCCTTCGTGGACGCGAGCGGCACCGTCACGGCGGACCTCACCCTTCCTGGCCTGGACCTGAAGCGGGCGAGTGGACGGGCACGACTTGACCTCGTCGCCGCCGGACAACCCGCACAGGGAACGCTGAGCCTCATCAACGGCCAGTTGAACGGCAAGTTGCGCGCCGGTCCCCTCGGTCTCGCCGTGCAGGAAGGCCGCCTACACGCCAGGGGCGAACTGGCGGGCCACACCCTCGACGCCACCGGACGCCTCACCGGGCTGACCCGGCTCGATCAACTCCTTGTCAACGTGACTGGACCGTACCTCTCCGCCAAGGCCACGGGGGACCTCGCCCGCCTGACCGGGACCCTGCGCGTCAAAGGGCAGACTTTCGGTTCAGGAACCACCCTGACGCGCGTTCCAGCGCGGAGCTTTCTCCTGACGGCAGCCCCCTCACGGGGCGCGGTTCAGGTGGACGATCTGATTTACGCGGGGGGACGCTGGAGCGGAGACCTGCGGCTGCCGTACGCGGTGGCCGGACGCGGTGGCGTCTTGCGCGTGGTGGGTGGCGGCAAGACCCTCTCGGCGCTGCCCTCCGGTCCACTGGGAGGCCGCCTGAACCTGCTGCCCGCGCTGGGCGGCACGCTGACGGCCAACCTGACGCCCCTCCTCACCGCCCTGCCGCAGAACGTGCGGGGCGAACTTGTGCCCGGCCAGCTCACCGCGCAGGTGCGTGAGGGGGGAGCCGTCCTGGGCAACCGGGGCGCCCTCTATCAGGGGCGTCCGCTGAAGCTGACGGGCCGCGTGAACTGGCAGGGCGGGGTCACGGCCGCAGCCGAACTGACGCACCCGGACCTGCGCCTGCCCGTGCGGTACGACGGCAAAAACTTGACCCTGCGTGGAGCAAGGCTGGACGCACGCGCCCTGCGGCCCTTCGTGGACGCGAGCGGCACCGTCACGGCGGACCTCACCCTTCCTGGCCTGGACCTGAAGCGGGCGAGTGGACGGGCACGACTTGACCTCGTCGCCGCCGGACAACCCGCACAGGGAACGCTGAGCCTCATCAACGGCCAGTTGAACGGCAAGTTGCGCGCCGGTCCCCTCGGTCTTGCCGTGCAGGAAGGCCGCCTACACGCCACGGGCGAACTGGCGGGCCACACCCTCGACGCCACCGGACGCCTCACCGGGCTGACCCGGCTCGATCAACTCCTTGTCAACGTGACTGGACCGTACCTCTCCGCGAGTGCGAGTGGAAGTCTGGAGCGGCTCCAGGGGACTGTGCGGGTCAAGGGCCAGACCTTCGGCTCCGGCGATCTGCGCGCCAGCCTTCCCACCCAGACGCTGTCCGTGACCGCCCGGCCCACACGCGGTGAGGTGCGCCTGGGCGGCCTGACCTACAGGGGGGGACGCTGGAACGGCGCGGCAAACTTGCGTTATGCGCTTGGAGAACACAGCGGAACCCTGCGGGTGGCGGGTGGCGGCAAGGCGCTGGCGGCCCTGCCCTCCGGCCCGCTGGACGGGCGCGTGAACCTGCTGCCTGCCCTGGGCGGCACGGTGGCGGGGGAGCTCTCCCCCTTCCTGGGCGCGCTGCCGGGCAGTGTTCATCAGGCGCTGGTCGCCGGACGGTTGAGTGCCCGGGTGGGTGCGGACGGAGCCGCGCTGGAAACCGTGGGGGCCCGTTATCTCGACTCTCCCCTGAGCCTCACCGGGCAGGTGCGCTGGCGCGGGGGCGTGACGGCCTCGGCCCTGCTGACCCACCCGGGCACCCGAATCCCCATCCGGTACGACGGGCGTAACCTGACGGTGGTGGGCGCGGTGGTGGACGCGCGGGCGCTGCGCCCTGTGGTGGAGGCCGCGGGCCGGATTACAGCGGACCTGACCGTGCCGGGGCTGGACTTCGCGCGGGCGCAGGGCCAGGCGGCGGTCAACCTCTCGGCCCCGTCTGGACAACGCGCGGTGGGGCGCGTGACCCTGGCAAGCGGACAACTCAGCGCCAACGTCACGAGTAACCTTGCGGGGCAGGAGGTGGTGGTGCGCGGGCCGCTCTATCCCAGCGCCAACGCGGTACTGACCCTGGGCGACGTGCGGGGTACCCTGACGGGCGACGCGGCGAAGACGCTGACCCTACGGGCCACCGGAACGTACCAGGACCGTGCCCTGGACCTCACGGCCGTGGGACGCGCCCTGACCGGGCCGGACGGAACAGCGGACGTGAGCGGTCAGTACGCGGGGGCGAGGGTGTCCCTGAACCTCAACCGCGTCGGCAGCGACTGGGGGGTGAGCGGCAACGTGAACGCCCCGGACCTCCAGCCGCTCGCGGGCACGGTGGGGAACCTCAGCGCTACGCTCAGCGGGACGCTGCGTGACCTGCGCCTGAACTTGAGCGGTGAGGCGGCGGGCGTGGCCTTTCGCGCTCCGGCCAGCTATGCGAATGGGGTGCTGCGCCTGCGCGACGCCACGGCCACCCTGCCGGGAACCCTGGGCCAGGCGCGGGCGAGCGGCCCGGTCTTCCCCACCCTGAACCTCAGCGCGCGGGCCAGCCTGAACGAAGGCGTGCCGGGCACCTACACCGTGCAGGCGCTCGGTTCTCTGAGCAAGCCTGACGTGCGCGCTCAGGGCAGGCTGACGGGTGCAGCGGGAGGCTTGCAGGTGGCGGGGGCCCGGCTCTCGGCCCGCCTGCTGGGGCGCGACTGGAAGGTCAACCTGACGGGCGAGGCGCTGGCGGGCTTCCTGCGCGGCACATTGAACGCGGGCCCACTCGGCGGCTTGCAAGACAGCCGCCTGACCCTCCACGCACCGCTCGTCTCGGGCAAAACGCGGGTGCGGCTCGACGGGGTGACGGGCTGGAACGTCCGGACGGGCTGGCTTGGGCTGCTGCAGGCCACCGGTAGCGTGCCCGGCGGCGCGCTGGACGCCACCCTGCGCGGTGCGGGTCCCCTCGCTCTCGTGGGCCGCATCGGGCCGGCGCGGGTCACGGGCAACTTCCCCGCCGATCTGCCCCTCAAGCCGGGCGGGACGCTGGACCTCACCGCGCTGGACATGGGGGCGCTGTGGGGCCGGGCGGAACAGCTCCGTGCCACAGGCCGGGCCACGCTGGCCGGGACAAGCTGGAGCAAGCCCGAAGTCGGCTTCGCGGGCCGACTGGACGACACCGGCGGGGACCTGGGCGGCGACATCACGGCGAGTTACCGCGCGGGCGACGTGGCTGTGCGCCTCGCGGGGCAGCAGGTATCTGGCGACGCGGCGCTGCATGCCGGGCGCTTTGACGCCCACCTGCGCGCAAGCAGCGTGCGGGCCGCGCGGCTGCTGCCCCCGGCGTGGAAGGTGGACAGCCTGACCTTCGCGGGCCGCGTTCAGGCCTCGGGCACCCTCACGAGAGGCCTGGAGCGGGTGGAGGCGCGGACCCTCGCCCTGCGCGGACAGCAGGCGGCAGCGGGTCCCTTCAGCCTGTACGGGCAGGCCACCTTCCTACGCAGGGCAGGGCAGCCGGACGTGCTGGAGACGGAGCTCTCGGGCAGCTTGCGCGGCGGGGTGCTGAAGGCGGTGGGCGCATTGCCCTCTGGCGTTCGCATCACCGCCCAGAACGTGGACGCCCGCGCGCTTGGAGCAGGCACCGTGGGCACGGACCTGACCCTGACCGGAGCGCTGGAAAACCTGCTCGTGGCAGGCCACGCCTCGGTGGACGCGCGGGACTTTGGCGCGCGCGTCACCCTCTCTGGCCCGGTCCGCGACGCCCGAGCCAACGCCCGCCTGACCCTCAAGGGCGTGGGCGGCAGCGGTACCCTGTACGCCGAGGCCGAGCGGCTGGACCTGAATGCGGGCACGGTGCAGGCGCACGTGTACGGCACGGCGCAGCAGACAGGCAACAAGGTGGACCTGGACCTGCGCGGCGCGTGGCCCCGGCTCAGCGGTCAGGCCAGCGTGACGCTCCCCTCTGTGCCAAACCCTGTGACGCTGAGCGGCGACGGCGCAGGTGGGTACACCTTGAACGCCGGAACGCTGGGCGGGGGCCAGTTCTCGCTGGCGCGCGGCCAGGGTTTCATTCCCACCCTCGCCGGAGCGCTGCGCCTCACGCCGCTGCCCCTGGCGAAGGGCACGGGCGAGGCGGCGGTGGACGTGGGGCTCTCGGGCACGCTGACCGCACCGCGTCTGAGCGGCACGCTGAGCACCCGAAAGGCTGAAGTGGGTGGAGTGGCGCTCGCGGACACGGCGGGCACCTTCGCCGGAAGCCCGAGCGAACTGCGCGCCACGTTGACCCAGTCGGGCGCAGTGGTGGCGTCTCTGGAAGGCCAGACCCTCACGCTCAACGGCCTGACGACCACGGCGGCGGGCAGCACGGTCCAGGCCTCGGGCAAAGCCAAGTTCAGCGGCCTGAGCGACGTAACCCTCACGGCCAGCGGCGCGGTGGAGGGCACGGTGCGGGCGACCTATCAGGCCGGAGCGCTTACCGCCCGGGGCAACGTCGGGACGCAGGGCGTAAAGGCGGCGCTCGACGTGGCGGCCGATCCCTTCACCGGCTGGCGGGGCACGGCGCGGGTGACGGGCGGACCGTCCGGCGTGCTGACCCAGGCCGCCGATCTGAAGCTCTCGGGCCCCTACGCCCACCCGCTCGTGACGGGCGAGGCGGGCCTGCTGGGCGCGGGCGCGCGGCTGGTGGCAAATGCGGACGGCGCGCAACTGCGGCTGGTGGACGGCCCCGGGGCGAGCGCGGGCGGCGTGCTGGAACTGCGTCCGGCCCTGACAGGAACGGGCGAGAGCGGCTGGCGCTGGTTGGGCACAGCGGCGGTCACCCGGCCGGAGCTCAGCCTCAGCGTCACGCCCACCGGTCCCCTCGCCGACCCCAACCTGACGCTGAGCCTGCGCCGCGGCGAGTGGCGCGCGGCGGGCACGGCTTCCCTGCGCGCGGCGGACCTGGACGTGACCGACGGCCAGGCTGCCGGGCGCCTCACCTGGAACGCGAACACCCTCAGTGTCCGCCTGCCCGGCCTGGACCTCGCCCGTCTGGACCTCGCCAATGTCACCGGCCGGATCGATGCCACGGGCGAGGTAGACACGCGCAGCGGCAACGGCCGCGTCACAGGGCGGGTCACGGACGTGGCCACCGGTTATGAGGTTCCCTACCTGGACCTCGCCGTGAACGGCGACGTAAACGCCGACGTGACGCTGACGGGCGGCAAGGCGCGTGTGCAGGCCACCGCCGCGCTGCCCGCCGGAACAGTCACCCTCAATGCCACCCAGGGCGAGAAGAGCTGGACCGGGAACCTCACCGGAACGCTGACGCGGGAAGGCGGCACGTTGACGGCGAACGTGACTTCGGGTGGGACGGGCCTGACCGGTACGGTAACGGCCGCAAACTACCCCCTGAAGGCGGGTGGGCAAGAGGCACGCCTGGCGGGCACCTTCACCCTGAAGGGCCAGAGCTTCGGCGCGGCCCTGACGGCGGCAAACGGTATGGGCGAGGCCCAGCTAACGGGTGAGGGCGGCCTGGCGGACCTGCTGCCCGCGCTGGCCAATATGACCGCCGTGCGCCCCACCGAGCAGGGCTACCGCCTGCGCGCCCTCATCGACGACTTCGACCTCGCCCGCCTGAAGCTCGCGCCCGGGGTCTCGGGACTCGTGAACGGTGAGGCCACCATCCGGGACGGCGGTGGTACCGTCGTGATCACGAGTCCGGGGCTGCGCGTCGGGCAGGAGCAGCTCGGCGCGCGGGTGGAAGGCACCCTCGTCGGCGGCGACTGGAGGCTGCGCGGCTTCCTGGGCAACTCCGAATTCTTCGCGGCGCTGACGGGAGGCACCCTCAGCGGGCGCGGCACCCTGCAGGCGCTGCCCGTCGGGGCGCTGGCAGGAGCCGTGACCGGCACAGCGGTGGGCGAGGGGGTGGTCACGGGCGTGGCGCGCTTCACCCTGCCGCTTGCCGATCCGCTCGCGGGCAGCGCGACGGTGGTGGCCGAGCGCATCCGCGTGACGGCGACGCCGAGCGTGGCCGGGCCCGGCCCGGCCGGCGGCGCGGGGAGCAACACCGCCGCGAACGCTCCCGAGACGCTGACGGGCACAGGCACCCTGGACTATGCGGGCCGCGAGTTGCGCAACGTGAGCATCCAGCTCGCGGGCGCGGGCACCTGGGATATTCGCGGCGGCTACACGCACAAGCGCGTGGACCTGACTGCCCGGTTTGCAGACACCACGTTCACGCCCGTGCTGCGCCTCATCCCGGGCCTCGCCGAGCTGACCCCCAGCCTGCGCGGCAGCGTGACGCTGACGGCGGCAGGCACCTACGAGCGCCCCCGCGCCCTGCTGCGGGCGCAGAACCTCGTGGGCAGCCTGGCCGGCCTGAGCCTGCAGGTTCCCACATTCTCGGGCGATCTACCGGACACCGGAGCCTTTACTGCGGGCGGACGCATCCTGACGGGCGGCACGGTGGGCAGCGACGGCACCCTGGAGGCGCGCGGGCAGCTGACCCTGGGCAAACTCTCGGGCACCCGCGTGGCCTTTACCGGGCTGCTCGCGCCGCAGGCCCTGGGCGCGCTGCCGAACTCCACCGTCGCCGTCAACCAGTCTGGGAACCGTTGGCTGCTGGACGCCCGCAGCCGAACGGGGACCGGCACCCTGACGGTCACGGGCGCGGTGGTCCCACGGCTTGACCTCACCCTCGCCGCGCGGGGCTACAACCTGCCCCTCGCCGCGATCTACGCCCGCGAGAGCGTCCTGAACGCGGACCTGCGTGCGGTGGACGACGGCACCCTGGTGCGCGTGAGCGGCGGGCTGAACTTCTTGCGCCTGACGCTGGGCCGCACAAACGCCGTTGCCACCATTCCCGCACCCGGCCAGAGCGGCGGCGGGGCCGGGAACGGGGCCGGGCGCACCACCGACGACTTCGCCAGCCCGCTGCCCATGCAGTACACGGCGTTCCCCAAACCGCAGACGGACGGCACGGCGCAAACGCCGGCCCTGCCCTTCCTCCAGCGCGTCGTGTTCGAAGACGTCCCCATCCAGGCCCCTGGCGGCATCCGGGTGGACGAGGCCCTCGCCCGCGCCGAATTCACCGGCAACCTGGTGCTGTCGGGCACCGGGGCCAAGCCCAGCCTGCGCGGCAACGTGACCGCCCAGCGCGGGGCCCTCTTCCTGCGCGAGAACGAGTTCGCCCTGCGGACGGGCCTGGTGGCCTTCTCGGGCGAGGGCGTTCTGCCCACCTTCACGGTGGTGGCGGCGGGCACGGTGCCCTCGGCCACCACTGGGCAGCGCGTGCCCGTGACGGTGGACGTGCGCGGCGTATTTCAGCCGCAACCAACGGGCGAGAACGTGCTGAGCCTCAAGACCACCCTGGGCTGCGGGACGGAGGTGGGCGACGCCTGCACGGACCCCAACACGGGCAACCGCTACACCGAAGCGCAGCTGTACGCCCTCGTTGCCACCGGCGTGCCGGACCTGCAGACCCTGCCCGCCAACCTCACGGCCCTGGGGACCAGCGCGCTGCAAACGGCCCTGAACGTCTTTATCCTCGGTGAGCTGGAGCGCAACGTGGCCCGCGCGCTGGGCCTGGACGTGTTCCGCTTCACGCCCAACCTCGCCACCGGGGACGGCTCTCTGGGCGCGACGCTGACGGTGGGGTCCTA